One part of the Arabidopsis thaliana chromosome 1 sequence genome encodes these proteins:
- a CDS encoding Protein kinase superfamily protein (Protein kinase superfamily protein; FUNCTIONS IN: protein serine/threonine kinase activity, protein kinase activity, kinase activity, ATP binding; INVOLVED IN: protein amino acid phosphorylation; LOCATED IN: chloroplast; EXPRESSED IN: 13 plant structures; EXPRESSED DURING: 6 growth stages; CONTAINS InterPro DOMAIN/s: Protein kinase, ATP binding site (InterPro:IPR017441), Protein kinase, catalytic domain (InterPro:IPR000719), Serine-threonine/tyrosine-protein kinase (InterPro:IPR001245), Protein kinase-like domain (InterPro:IPR011009), Serine/threonine-protein kinase, active site (InterPro:IPR008271); BEST Arabidopsis thaliana protein match is: Protein kinase superfamily protein (TAIR:AT1G26970.1); Has 120936 Blast hits to 119356 proteins in 4013 species: Archae - 119; Bacteria - 14073; Metazoa - 44105; Fungi - 10534; Plants - 33874; Viruses - 414; Other Eukaryotes - 17817 (source: NCBI BLink).) has protein sequence MGNCLDSSARVGNRESTFGGSSRISRKPNQSSRLSSLTIPSYSNNSFTTSSWSNLTPRSEGELLPSPTLKAFTFNELKTATRNFKPNSMIGEGGFGCVYKGWIGERSLSPSKPGSGMVVAVKKLKSEGFQGHKEWLTEVHYLGRLHHMNLVKLIGYCLEGEKRLLVYEYMPKGSLENHLFRRGAEPIPWKTRMKVAFSAARGLSFLHEAKVIYRDFKASNILLDVDFNAKLSDFGLAKAGPTGDRTHVTTQVIGTQGYAAPEYIATGRLTSKSDVYSFGVVLLELLSGRPTLDKSKVGVERNLVDWAIPYLVDRRKVFRIMDTKLGGQYPHKGACAAANIALRCLNTEPKLRPDMADVLSTLQQLETSSKKMGSTQNIVMSPSSHMS, from the exons aTGGGGAATTGCTTGGACTCTTCTGCAAGAGTAGGTAATAGAGAAAGCACTTTTGGAG GGTCATCAAGAATTTCCCGCAAACCGAATCAGTCATCTCGACTCTCAAGTCTCACCATACCTTCTTATAGCAACAATAGCTTCACTACTTCATCATGGTCAAATTTGACACCTAGAAGTGAAGGAGAGCTCTTACCATCTCCAACACTAAAGGCCTTTACATTCAACGAGCTAAAAACCGCTACTAGAAACTTCAAGCCGAATAGTATGATTGGTGAAGGCGGTTTTGGTTGTGTCTATAAGGGTTGGATCGGTGAACGCTCGTTGTCACCTTCGAAACCAGGGTCCGGTATGGTTGTTGCAGTCAAGAAACTTAAATCAGAAGGGTTTCAAGGACACAAAGAGTGGTTG ACTGAGGTTCATTATCTTGGGAGACTTCATCATATGAATCTTGTGAAGCTAATTGGATATTGCTTAGAGGGAGAGAAAAGACTTTTGGTTTACGAGTACATGCCTAAAGGAAGCCTGGAGAACCATCTATTTCGAA GAGGCGCAGAGCCAATTCCGTGGAAGACTAGGATGAAAGTAGCTTTTAGCGCAGCGAGAGGACTATCTTTCCTCCACGAAGCTAAAGTCATATACCGAGACTTCAAGGCCTCTAATATTCTACTTGATGTG GATTTCAATGCAAAGCTATCTGATTTTGGGTTGGCAAAAGCTGGACCAACAGGAGATAGAACGCATGTGACAACTCAAGTGATAGGCACACAAGGGTACGCAGCTCCGGAATACATAGCAACCGGCCGGTTAACCTCCAAGAGTGATGTCTATAGCTTTGGAGTGGTGTTGCTCGAACTACTCTCGGGTCGTCCCACCCTAGACAAATCGAAAGTAGGAGTGGAACGTAACCTGGTGGATTGGGCAATACCTTATTTGGTGGACAGAAGAAAAGTGTTTAGAATAATGGACACAAAGCTTGGAGGACAGTACCCTCACAAAGGGGCTTGTGCAGCTGCCAACATCGCATTGCGGTGTCTCAATACCGAACCTAAGCTCAGACCGGATATGGCTGATGTCTTATCCACTTTACAACAGCTTGAGACTTCTTCAAAAAAGATGGGTTCTACTCAAAATATAGTCATGTCTCCTTCATCTCATATGTCGTAG
- a CDS encoding Cystathionine beta-synthase (CBS) protein (Cystathionine beta-synthase (CBS) protein; INVOLVED IN: biological_process unknown; LOCATED IN: cellular_component unknown; EXPRESSED IN: 24 plant structures; EXPRESSED DURING: 14 growth stages; CONTAINS InterPro DOMAIN/s: Cystathionine beta-synthase, core (InterPro:IPR000644); BEST Arabidopsis thaliana protein match is: SNF1-related protein kinase regulatory subunit gamma 1 (TAIR:AT3G48530.1); Has 884 Blast hits to 801 proteins in 238 species: Archae - 117; Bacteria - 172; Metazoa - 187; Fungi - 63; Plants - 180; Viruses - 0; Other Eukaryotes - 165 (source: NCBI BLink).), producing the protein MHFIRTRVTARKAKPKICLKFFKLSRYQDMAGSEAVEDKEIKSAVSSCEAYFEKVQSRKNLPKSLQETLNSAFAGIPVSSFPQVPGGRVIEIQAETPVSEAVKILSDSKILSAPVINTDHESSLDWRERYLGIIDYSSIILWVLESAELAAIALSATSATAAGVGAGAVGALGVAALGMTGPVAAAGLAAAAVGAAVAGGVAAERGIGKDAPTAADKLGKDFYEVILQEEPFKSTTVRTILKSFRWAPFLPVSTESSMLSVMLLLSKYRLRNVPVIKTGEPDIKNYVTQSAVVHGLEGCKGRDWFDHISALPISDLGLPFMSPNEVISIESEELILEAFKRMRDNNIGGLPVVEGLNKKIVGNISMRDIRYLLLQPEVFSNFRQLTVKSFATKIATAGEEYGLAIPAITCRPDSTLGSVINSLASRSVHRVYVAAGDENELYGVITLRDVISCFVSEPPNYFENCLGFSVKEMLNR; encoded by the exons ATGCACTTCATCAGGACGCGCGTAACCGCCAGAAAAGCGAAACCAAAG ATTTGTTTGAAATTCTTCAAATTGAGCCGGTATCAAGACATGGCGGGAAGTGAAGCGGTAGAAGATAAGGAGATAAAATCGGCGGTTTCAAGCTGTGAAGCGTATTTCGAGAAAGTACAATCAAGGAAGAATCTACCCAAATCTCttcaagaaaccctaaactctgCTTTCGCCGGAATCCCAGTCTCCTCCTTCCCTCAAGTCCCCGGCGGCAGAG TGATAGAGATTCAAGCGGAAACACCTGTATCAGAAGCAGTAAAGATCTTATCAGATAGCAAGATTCTATCAGCTCCTGTGATTAACACAGATCACGAGAGTTCTTTAGATTGGAGAGAAAGATATTTAGGAATCATTGACTACTCTTCAATCATCTTATGGGTGCTAGAGAGTGCTGAACTCGCTGCAATCGCGTTGTCCGCTACGTCAGCAACTGCTGCTGGTGTTGGTGCTGGAGCTGTTGGAGCTCTTGGTGTTGCAGCGCTCGGGATGACCGGTCCGGTTGCTGCTGCGGGGCTAGCCGCAGCTGCGGTTGGAGCCGCGGTTGCTGGTGGTGTTGCAGCTGAACGTGGGATTGGAAAAGATGCTCCAACTGCTGCTGATAAGTTGGGGAAAGATTTCTATGAAGTTATTCTTCAAGAAGAGCCTTTTAAATCAACCACT GTTAGAACAATACTTAAGTCGTTTAGATGGGCTCCTTTTCTTCCGGTTTCAACAGAGAGTTCGATGTTGAGTGTTATGTTGTTACTCTCGAAATATCGGTTAAGAAATGTGCCGGTTATTAAAACAGGAGAACCGGATATCAAGAACTACGTTACTCAATCTGCAGTTGTTCATGGTCTTGAAGGTTGCAAAGGTAGAGATTGGTTTGATCACATTTCCGCTCTCCCGATTTCTGATCTCGGCCTCCCGTTTATGTCACCCAATGAg GTTATTAGCATTGAGAGTGAGGAACTTATCCTTGAAGCATTTAAAAGGATGAGAGACAACAACATTGGTGGTCTCCCTGTAGTTGAAGGGTTGAATAAGAAGATTGTTGGTAACATTAGCATGAGAGACATTAGATATTTGCTTTTACAACCTGAAGTCTTTTCCAATTTCAG ACAACTCACGGTGAAGAGTTTCGCGACAAAGATTGCTACAGCGGGAGAGGAATACGGTTTAGCGATTCCTGCAATAACTTGTAGGCCTGATTCGACTTTAGGGAGTGTTATAAACAGTTTGGCTTCGAGGTCGGTGCATCGGGTTTATGTAGCGGCTGGAGATGAGAATGAGCTTTATGGGGTTATAACACTGAGGGATGTGATCTCTTGTTTCGTATCAGAACCTCCAAATTACTTTGAGAACTGTCTCGGTTTCTCGGTTAAGGAAATGCTTAACCGATGA
- a CDS encoding Protein kinase superfamily protein produces the protein MLVSNLTIGSSRISRKPNQSSRLSSLTIPSYSNNSFTTSSWSNLTPRSEGELLPSPTLKAFTFNELKTATRNFKPNSMIGEGGFGCVYKGWIGERSLSPSKPGSGMVVAVKKLKSEGFQGHKEWLTEVHYLGRLHHMNLVKLIGYCLEGEKRLLVYEYMPKGSLENHLFRRGAEPIPWKTRMKVAFSAARGLSFLHEAKVIYRDFKASNILLDVDFNAKLSDFGLAKAGPTGDRTHVTTQVIGTQGYAAPEYIATGRLTSKSDVYSFGVVLLELLSGRPTLDKSKVGVERNLVDWAIPYLVDRRKVFRIMDTKLGGQYPHKGACAAANIALRCLNTEPKLRPDMADVLSTLQQLETSSKKMGSTQNIVMSPSSHMS, from the exons ATGTTGGTCTCAAATTTGACAATAGGGTCATCAAGAATTTCCCGCAAACCGAATCAGTCATCTCGACTCTCAAGTCTCACCATACCTTCTTATAGCAACAATAGCTTCACTACTTCATCATGGTCAAATTTGACACCTAGAAGTGAAGGAGAGCTCTTACCATCTCCAACACTAAAGGCCTTTACATTCAACGAGCTAAAAACCGCTACTAGAAACTTCAAGCCGAATAGTATGATTGGTGAAGGCGGTTTTGGTTGTGTCTATAAGGGTTGGATCGGTGAACGCTCGTTGTCACCTTCGAAACCAGGGTCCGGTATGGTTGTTGCAGTCAAGAAACTTAAATCAGAAGGGTTTCAAGGACACAAAGAGTGGTTG ACTGAGGTTCATTATCTTGGGAGACTTCATCATATGAATCTTGTGAAGCTAATTGGATATTGCTTAGAGGGAGAGAAAAGACTTTTGGTTTACGAGTACATGCCTAAAGGAAGCCTGGAGAACCATCTATTTCGAA GAGGCGCAGAGCCAATTCCGTGGAAGACTAGGATGAAAGTAGCTTTTAGCGCAGCGAGAGGACTATCTTTCCTCCACGAAGCTAAAGTCATATACCGAGACTTCAAGGCCTCTAATATTCTACTTGATGTG GATTTCAATGCAAAGCTATCTGATTTTGGGTTGGCAAAAGCTGGACCAACAGGAGATAGAACGCATGTGACAACTCAAGTGATAGGCACACAAGGGTACGCAGCTCCGGAATACATAGCAACCGGCCGGTTAACCTCCAAGAGTGATGTCTATAGCTTTGGAGTGGTGTTGCTCGAACTACTCTCGGGTCGTCCCACCCTAGACAAATCGAAAGTAGGAGTGGAACGTAACCTGGTGGATTGGGCAATACCTTATTTGGTGGACAGAAGAAAAGTGTTTAGAATAATGGACACAAAGCTTGGAGGACAGTACCCTCACAAAGGGGCTTGTGCAGCTGCCAACATCGCATTGCGGTGTCTCAATACCGAACCTAAGCTCAGACCGGATATGGCTGATGTCTTATCCACTTTACAACAGCTTGAGACTTCTTCAAAAAAGATGGGTTCTACTCAAAATATAGTCATGTCTCCTTCATCTCATATGTCGTAG
- the CMT3 gene encoding chromomethylase 3 (chromomethylase 3 (CMT3); FUNCTIONS IN: DNA (cytosine-5-)-methyltransferase activity; INVOLVED IN: in 6 processes; LOCATED IN: chromatin, nucleus; EXPRESSED IN: 21 plant structures; EXPRESSED DURING: 13 growth stages; CONTAINS InterPro DOMAIN/s: DNA methylase, C-5 cytosine-specific (InterPro:IPR001525), Chromo domain-like (InterPro:IPR016197), Bromo adjacent homology (BAH) domain (InterPro:IPR001025), DNA methylase, C-5 cytosine-specific, active site (InterPro:IPR018117), Chromo domain (InterPro:IPR000953); BEST Arabidopsis thaliana protein match is: chromomethylase 2 (TAIR:AT4G19020.1); Has 4337 Blast hits to 3739 proteins in 974 species: Archae - 208; Bacteria - 2545; Metazoa - 230; Fungi - 161; Plants - 416; Viruses - 30; Other Eukaryotes - 747 (source: NCBI BLink).): protein MAPKRKRPATKDDTTKSIPKPKKRAPKRAKTVKEEPVTVVEEGEKHVARFLDEPIPESEAKSTWPDRYKPIEVQPPKASSRKKTKDDEKVEIIRARCHYRRAIVDERQIYELNDDAYVQSGEGKDPFICKIIEMFEGANGKLYFTARWFYRPSDTVMKEFEILIKKKRVFFSEIQDTNELGLLEKKLNILMIPLNENTKETIPATENCDFFCDMNYFLPYDTFEAIQQETMMAISESSTISSDTDIREGAAAISEIGECSQETEGHKKATLLDLYSGCGAMSTGLCMGAQLSGLNLVTKWAVDMNAHACKSLQHNHPETNVRNMTAEDFLFLLKEWEKLCIHFSLRNSPNSEEYANLHGLNNVEDNEDVSEESENEDDGEVFTVDKIVGISFGVPKKLLKRGLYLKVRWLNYDDSHDTWEPIEGLSNCRGKIEEFVKLGYKSGILPLPGGVDVVCGGPPCQGISGHNRFRNLLDPLEDQKNKQLLVYMNIVEYLKPKFVLMENVVDMLKMAKGYLARFAVGRLLQMNYQVRNGMMAAGAYGLAQFRLRFFLWGALPSEIIPQFPLPTHDLVHRGNIVKEFQGNIVAYDEGHTVKLADKLLLKDVISDLPAVANSEKRDEITYDKDPTTPFQKFIRLRKDEASGSQSKSKSKKHVLYDHHPLNLNINDYERVCQVPKRKGANFRDFPGVIVGPGNVVKLEEGKERVKLESGKTLVPDYALTYVDGKSCKPFGRLWWDEIVPTVVTRAEPHNQVIIHPEQNRVLSIRENARLQGFPDDYKLFGPPKQKYIQVGNAVAVPVAKALGYALGTAFQGLAVGKDPLLTLPEGFAFMKPTLPSELA, encoded by the exons ATGGCGCCGAAGCGAAAGAGACCTGCGACAAAGGATGACACTACCAAATCCATTCCCAAACCGAAGAAGAGAGCTCCTAAGCGAGCTAAGACGGTGAAAGAAGAGCCGGTGACAGTGGTCGAGGAAGGGGAAAAGCATGTTGCGAGGTTTCTAGACGAGCCAATTCCAGAATCTGAAGCGAAGAGTACCTGGCCTGACAGATACAAACCGATTGAG gtaCAGCCACCTAAGGCTTCGtcaagaaagaagacgaa GGATGACGAAAAAGTTGAGATCATTCGTGCTCGATGCCATTATAGACGTGCGATTGTTGATGAGCGTCAGATATATGAGCTGAATGATGATGCTTATGTACAG TCTGGTGAGGGAAAGGATCCCTTCATTTGTAAAATCATTGAAATGTTTGAAGGGGCTAATGGGAAACTGTATTTCACGGCTCGGTGGTTTTATAGACCTTCTGATACt GTAATGAAAGAGTTCGAGATTCTGATCAAGAAAAAGCGTGTGTTTTTCTCTGAGATACAAGATACAAATGAATTGGGATTACTTGAAAAGAAGCTGAACATTTTGATGATTCCCTTGAAT GAAAATACTAAAGAGACTATCCCTGCAACAGAAAACTGTGACTTTTTCTGTGACATGAACTATTTCTTGCCTTACGATACATTTGAAGCTATACAACAAG AAACCATGATGGCTATAAGTGAAAGTTCAACAATATCCAGTGATACTGATATAAGAGAAGGAGCTGCTGCCATATCAGAGATTGGAGAATGTTCTCAAGAAACAGAAGGTCACAAAAAGGCAACTTTGCTTGACCTTTACTCCGGCTGTGGAGCTATGTCGACAGGGTTGTGCATGGGTGCACAACTGTCTGGTTTGAACCTCGTCACT AAATGGGCTGTTGACATGAATGCACATGCATGTAAAAGCTTGCAGCATAACCACCCAGAGACAAAC gTGAGAAACATGACCGCAGaagatttcttgtttctgcTTAAGGAGTGGGAGAAGCTATGCATTCATTTCTCTTTGAGAAATAGTCCAAATTCAGAAGAATATGCCAACCTTCACGGTTTGAATAATGTTGAGGACAATGAAGATGTCAGCGAGGAGAGtgaaaatgaagatgatggagaagTTTTTACTGTTGACAAGATTGTTGGTATTTCCTTCGGAGTCCCTAAAAAGTTATTGAAACGTGGACTTTATTTGAAG GTAAGGTGGCTGAATTATGATGATTCTCATGATACATGGGAGCCTATTGAAGGACTCAG TAATTGCCGGGGTAAAATTGAAGAGTTCGTTAAACTTGGATATAAATCTGGCATCCTTCCGTTACCa GGAGGTGTTGATGTTGTCTGCGGTGGGCCACCATGCCAAGGAATCAGTGGTCACAACCGCTTCAGGAACTTATTGGACCCTCTAGAAGATCAGAAAAACAAGCAGCTTTTGGTGTATATGAACATTGTAGAATATTTGAAGCCTAAGTTCGTTTTGATGGAAAACGTCGTTGACATGCTGAAGATGGCTAAGGGCTATCTTGCACGGTTTGCTGTTGGACGCCTTCTACAGATGAATTACCAAGTGAGGAATGGAATGATGGCAGCTGGAGCTTATGGGCTTGCTCAGTTTCGTTTGAGGTTCTTTCTATGGGGTGCACTCCCTAGTGAG ATAATTCCGCAGTTCCCACTTCCAACACATGATCTAGTTCATAGAGGAAATATTGTCAAGGAGTTTCAG GGAAACATAGTAGCCTATGATGAAGGACATACTGTGAAGTTAGCAGACAAGCTTTTGTTGAAGGATGTGATTTCTGATCTTCCTGCA GTTGCCAACAGTGAAAAAAGAGACGAGATTACATATGACAAAGATCCCACAACGCCATTTCAAAAGTTCATCAGATTGAGAAAGGATG AAGCGTCAGGTTCACAATCAAAGTCCAAGTCCAAAAAGCATGTCTTATATGATCATCACCCTCTTAATCTTAATATAAATGACTATGAACGGGTTTGTCAGGTCCCCAAGAGAAAG GGAGCGAATTTTAGGGACTTTCCTGGTGTTATTGTTGGACCTGGTAATGTAGTCAAGTTGGAAGAGGGAAAGGAAAGGGTCAAACTTGAATCTGGAAAAACATTG GTTCCCGATTATGCCTTAACATATGTCGATGGGAAATCATGCAA ACCTTTTGGTCGTCTTTGGTGGGACGAAATTGTCCCCACTGTTGTCACACGGGCAGAACCCCACAACCAG GTGATCATTCATCCAGAGCAAAATCGGGTTTTATCCATTCGAGAAAATGCGAGACTCCAAGGCTTTCCTGATGACTACAAACTCTTTGGCCCACCCAAACAGAA GTACATTCAAGTAGGTAACGCTGTAGCTGTGCCAGTAGCGAAGGCCCTTGGATATGCTTTGGGAACAGCTTTCCAGGGACTCGCAGTTGGGAAAGATCCACTTCTTACTCTGCCTGAAGGTTTTGCATTCATGAAGCCAACTCTTCCTTCCGAGCTTGCATGA
- the ATHB13 gene encoding Homeobox-leucine zipper protein family (ATHB13; FUNCTIONS IN: sequence-specific DNA binding, DNA binding, sequence-specific DNA binding transcription factor activity; INVOLVED IN: cotyledon morphogenesis, regulation of transcription, DNA-dependent, response to sucrose stimulus, leaf morphogenesis; LOCATED IN: nucleus; EXPRESSED IN: 22 plant structures; EXPRESSED DURING: 13 growth stages; CONTAINS InterPro DOMAIN/s: Homeobox, conserved site (InterPro:IPR017970), Homeobox (InterPro:IPR001356), Homeodomain-like (InterPro:IPR009057), Helix-turn-helix motif, lambda-like repressor (InterPro:IPR000047), Leucine zipper, homeobox-associated (InterPro:IPR003106), Homeodomain-related (InterPro:IPR012287); BEST Arabidopsis thaliana protein match is: homeobox protein 23 (TAIR:AT1G26960.1); Has 11763 Blast hits to 11710 proteins in 595 species: Archae - 0; Bacteria - 0; Metazoa - 9272; Fungi - 193; Plants - 2061; Viruses - 5; Other Eukaryotes - 232 (source: NCBI BLink).), with the protein MSCNNGMSFFPSNFMIQTSYEDDHPHQSPSLAPLLPSCSLPQDLHGFASFLGKRSPMEGCCDLETGNNMNGEEDYSDDGSQMGEKKRRLNMEQVKTLEKNFELGNKLEPERKMQLARALGLQPRQIAIWFQNRRARWKTKQLEKDYDTLKRQFDTLKAENDLLQTHNQKLQAEIMGLKNREQTESINLNKETEGSCSNRSDNSSDNLRLDISTAPPSNDSTLTGGHPPPPQTVGRHFFPPSPATATTTTTTMQFFQNSSSGQSMVKEENSISNMFCAMDDHSGFWPWLDQQQYN; encoded by the exons atgtcTTGTAATAATGGAATGTCTTTTTTCCCTTCAAATTTCATGATCCAAACCTCTTACGAAGATGATCATCCTCATCAATCTCCATCTCTtgctcctcttcttccttcttgcTCTCTACCTCAAGATCTCCAtg GATTTGCTTCGTTTCTAGGTAAGAGATCTCCAATGGAAGGGTGTTGTGATTTAGAAACAGGGAACAATATGAATGGAGAAGAGGATTATTCAGATGATGGGTCACAAAtgggagagaagaagaggagattgAACATGGAACAAGTGAAGACACtagagaagaactttgagCTTGGAAACAAACTTGAACCAGAGAGGAAAATGCAGCTAGCTCGTGCCTTAGGTTTGCAACCAAGACAGATCGCGATTTGGTTTCAAAATCGAAGAGCTCGTTGGAAAACAAAGCAGCTAGAGAAAGATTATGATACTCTTAAACGACAGTTTGATACACTTAAAGCTGAAAATGATCTTCTTCAAACTCATAATCAGAAACTCCAAGCTGAG ATAATGGGattaaaaaacagagaacaaacAGAATCAATAAATCTAAACAAAGAAACTGAAGGATCTTGCAGTAACAGAAGTGATAACAGTTCAGATAATCTCAGACTAGATATCTCAACTGCGCCGCCATCAAACGACAGTACATTAACCGGTGGCCACCCACCGCCACCACAGACAGTTGGTCGACACTTCTTCCCACCGTCGCCAGCCACCGCAACGACAACTACTACAACAATGCAGTTCTTTCAAAACTCATCTTCAGGACAGAGTAtggttaaagaagagaatagtATCAGTAACATGTTCTGTGCAATGGATGACCATTCTGGTTTTTGGCCATGGCTTGATCAGCAACAGTACAATTGA